The genomic DNA CCCTCCATCCGTAAGACGGGCAGCTACACGGCGCCAGGCGCTCCGTCACCACAGCCGCGCCCCTCGCCGCTCCAAGTCCAGGTGCTGGCCCACCTGGAAGTGGCCAGGACGCTCGCTTCCTTCGTTCCAGGCCTCAAGCCGGAGCTGGCAGCGGCCTGCGCGCTCGACGCCATCCACCGAGATACCGGGCTGACGATGGAGCCTCACCGGAAGGGGCTGCCGGCCGCCGCCGAGCCACCCGCGCGGCTCAACGCCACGCAGCTCGGCCAGAAGCTGGGGCTGTCCGCCCGGAAGATGAACCTCCGCCTGGCAGCCTGCGGCCTCCAGGGGCGCAACGAGCGGGAGGAGTGGGAGCTGACGGACGCGGGCCGGGAGTACGCCGAGGCCGTCCCCTTCAGCCGCAACGGCCATGCCGCCTACCAGCTCCTCTGGCGACCCGAGGTGCTCGGCGTCCTGGAGGATGCCGCTCG from Myxococcus xanthus includes the following:
- a CDS encoding BRO-N domain-containing protein, with the protein product MNQPVAFDFESHHVRVVTDAHGEHWFVAKDIAESLEYRMASDLTRVLATDEVRTHDVRTDAGTREMSIISEPGLYRAIFAAKPHSHEKAEKVERFRRWVTHTVLPSIRKTGSYTAPGAPSPQPRPSPLQVQVLAHLEVARTLASFVPGLKPELAAACALDAIHRDTGLTMEPHRKGLPAAAEPPARLNATQLGQKLGLSARKMNLRLAACGLQGRNEREEWELTDAGREYAEAVPFSRNGHAAYQLLWRPEVLGVLEDAAR